Proteins from one Planctomyces sp. SH-PL62 genomic window:
- a CDS encoding tetratricopeptide repeat protein produces MGSNRCAGAVRAVLLGFTSAAVLSGCNYTPPNRTTTAAGTFRPGATATKSTAKAGASSRRDSVERAAILESSIQLIKSAALKPGGDNFRLATQKLNQFFEGTPPVEYLVKTDVLRFLSRQLPSKMMEDLQAHQWSESRDARHIEDCMMYHDIASRVGGTGDDLARVRRVFDWTVEQVQLVPAGSMGTPQLPQVYARPYDLLLRGMGTESQGFWAERAWMFMALCRQLGVDVGLLTYSKGNTVESPIPKTGDFLSPFGPPRGERQPIVWICAALIDGEAYLFDARVGLPVPGPGGEGVATLRQALADPSILEAMNLPGLSPYETSRATLLASPTRIGVLIDSSQGYYTPKMKLLQNELAGSNRTILHHDPAAVEAHFAEVLGDRLGAVALWTLPLEVETRLFTDPNFVAATQQSLLFFRGEMPLLYARIKHLRGELAEAVSDYVSFRFSENATFVTNKNQVIPGAIQEGLDVYASYYLALAHLERKSLDQAELMFRKVLEMLPEPTSNDPPYYMFRWGAHANLGRIYESQGDSRRAIAHYTAMDPTMQYHGNLLRARSLVLEDPTQDAPDPLPPAPQAFARINAPAPKPEAPKAEGEAHQPEAAEAPKPEAAEAPKAEGEAPQPEAASPPADGNSEPPPASTPPGGAGVVE; encoded by the coding sequence ATGGGGTCCAATCGTTGCGCAGGCGCCGTCCGGGCCGTCCTGCTCGGGTTCACGTCCGCGGCCGTCCTCTCGGGCTGCAATTACACGCCGCCGAACCGCACCACGACCGCCGCCGGCACGTTCCGGCCGGGGGCCACCGCCACCAAGTCCACGGCGAAGGCGGGCGCGTCCAGCCGCCGCGACTCCGTGGAGCGGGCGGCGATCCTGGAAAGCTCGATCCAGCTCATCAAGAGTGCCGCCCTGAAGCCCGGCGGCGACAACTTCCGGCTGGCCACCCAGAAGCTCAACCAGTTCTTCGAGGGGACACCCCCGGTCGAATACCTGGTCAAGACCGACGTCCTCCGCTTCCTCTCGCGCCAGCTCCCCTCCAAGATGATGGAGGATCTGCAAGCCCACCAGTGGTCGGAGAGCCGCGACGCCCGGCACATCGAAGACTGCATGATGTACCACGACATCGCCAGTCGAGTCGGCGGTACGGGCGACGACCTGGCGCGGGTCCGCCGCGTCTTCGACTGGACCGTCGAACAGGTCCAGCTCGTCCCCGCCGGCAGCATGGGGACGCCCCAGCTCCCCCAGGTCTACGCACGGCCGTACGACCTCCTCCTGCGCGGGATGGGGACCGAATCCCAGGGCTTCTGGGCCGAGCGCGCCTGGATGTTCATGGCGCTCTGCCGCCAGCTCGGCGTGGACGTGGGCCTCCTGACCTACTCCAAGGGGAACACCGTCGAATCCCCGATCCCCAAGACGGGCGACTTCCTCTCCCCCTTCGGACCGCCCCGCGGCGAACGCCAGCCGATCGTCTGGATCTGCGCCGCCCTGATCGACGGCGAGGCCTATCTGTTCGACGCCCGCGTCGGGCTCCCCGTCCCCGGCCCCGGCGGCGAGGGGGTCGCCACCCTGCGGCAGGCCCTGGCCGATCCCTCGATCCTCGAGGCCATGAACCTCCCCGGCCTCTCCCCGTACGAGACCAGCCGGGCCACCCTCCTCGCCAGCCCGACCCGGATCGGCGTCCTGATCGACTCCAGCCAGGGCTACTACACGCCCAAGATGAAGCTGCTCCAGAACGAGCTCGCGGGCTCGAACCGGACGATCCTCCACCACGACCCGGCCGCCGTCGAGGCCCATTTCGCCGAGGTCCTGGGGGACCGCCTGGGCGCCGTCGCCCTCTGGACGCTCCCCCTGGAGGTCGAGACCCGGCTCTTCACCGACCCCAACTTCGTCGCCGCGACCCAACAGTCGCTCCTGTTCTTCCGGGGCGAGATGCCCCTGCTCTACGCCCGCATCAAGCACCTCCGCGGTGAACTCGCCGAGGCCGTCTCCGACTACGTCTCGTTCCGGTTCTCCGAGAACGCGACCTTCGTCACCAACAAGAACCAGGTCATCCCGGGCGCGATCCAGGAGGGCCTGGACGTCTACGCGAGCTACTACCTGGCCCTCGCCCACCTGGAGCGGAAGAGCCTCGACCAGGCCGAGCTGATGTTCCGCAAGGTCCTGGAGATGCTCCCCGAACCGACCTCGAACGACCCGCCCTACTACATGTTCCGCTGGGGCGCCCACGCCAACCTCGGACGCATCTACGAATCCCAGGGCGATTCCCGACGCGCCATCGCGCACTACACCGCGATGGATCCCACGATGCAGTACCACGGCAACCTCCTCCGGGCCCGCTCCCTCGTCCTGGAAGACCCGACCCAGGACGCCCCCGACCCGCTCCCGCCGGCGCCCCAGGCCTTCGCCCGCATCAACGCCCCGGCCCCCAAGCCCGAGGCTCCCAAGGCCGAAGGCGAAGCCCACCAGCCCGAGGCCGCCGAAGCTCCCAAGCCCGAAGCGGCCGAAGCTCCCAAGGCCGAAGGCGAAGCCCCCCAGCCCGAAGCGGCCTCGCCGCCCGCCGACGGGAATTCCGAGCCGCCCCCCGCTTCGACCCCGCCGGGGGGGGCGGGTGTGGTAGAATGA
- the kdsA gene encoding 3-deoxy-8-phosphooctulonate synthase, producing the protein MNVVPNPVTVGPVQIGNGQPLALIAGPCVMEPGDLTLRIAGRLVEICGELGVPLIFKASFDKANRTSGSSYRGPGLQAGLDVFRKVKAETGLAVTTDVHETIQAAPIAEVVDLLQVPAFLARQTDLLEAVAATGRAVNVKKGQFMAPWDMKNVVAKLQDFGAAGTLLTERGTTFGYGRLVNDMRAIPQMQETGAPVVFDATHSVQLPGGGEGGKTTAGQREMIPTLAKAAVAAGCDALFLEVHPDPDKALSDGPNSLRLDELPDLLRVLLRVREAIAG; encoded by the coding sequence GTGAACGTCGTCCCCAATCCGGTGACGGTCGGCCCGGTGCAGATCGGGAATGGACAGCCTCTCGCCTTGATCGCCGGCCCCTGCGTGATGGAGCCAGGCGATCTCACGCTCCGGATCGCCGGGCGGCTCGTGGAAATCTGCGGTGAGCTGGGCGTCCCCCTGATCTTCAAGGCGTCGTTCGACAAGGCCAACCGCACCTCGGGCTCCAGCTACCGGGGCCCTGGCCTGCAAGCGGGCCTGGACGTCTTCCGCAAGGTCAAGGCCGAGACCGGGTTGGCCGTGACGACCGACGTCCACGAGACGATCCAGGCCGCGCCGATCGCCGAGGTCGTCGACCTGCTCCAGGTCCCGGCCTTCCTGGCCCGCCAGACCGACCTGCTGGAAGCCGTCGCGGCGACCGGCCGGGCGGTCAACGTCAAGAAGGGGCAGTTCATGGCCCCCTGGGACATGAAGAACGTCGTGGCCAAGCTCCAGGACTTCGGCGCGGCCGGGACCCTGCTCACCGAGCGCGGGACGACCTTCGGCTACGGCCGGCTCGTCAACGACATGCGGGCCATCCCCCAGATGCAGGAGACCGGCGCGCCGGTCGTCTTCGACGCCACCCACTCCGTCCAGCTCCCCGGCGGCGGCGAAGGGGGCAAGACGACCGCCGGCCAGCGCGAGATGATCCCCACGCTGGCGAAGGCGGCCGTCGCCGCCGGCTGCGACGCCCTCTTCCTGGAAGTCCACCCCGACCCCGACAAGGCCCTCTCCGACGGCCCTAACTCCCTGCGGCTCGACGAGCTTCCGGACCTCCTCCGGGTCCTCCTGCGGGTCCGAGAGGCGATCGCCGGCTGA
- a CDS encoding diacylglycerol/lipid kinase family protein: protein MTTPDDAPLDHGSSPGRRPSGGWVGVVANPGSGAGASRRQAERLVAALRGRDLDAEAAWTPAERAALVARADADPTCRCLVAVGGDGTVSALINEKPRTPITVLRTGTENLAAQHFQLRPDADWVARTIATGKVVPVDVGLADGRRFLLMAGFGFDGDVVTRHHQTRTAAGVVRTTHRVAYVEPILRASFSYDFPRIAVHIEDPGAEETLIGTTVFVFNIPRYALNLPFAPSACQDDGLLDLVVFRDPGPFQALYYLWRVVLGTHLKLSGVHHRRVRKVSLSSPGTVPVQIDGDPAGQLAPASLATSEADGPVRDLWTIEILPKALQVLVDPAWSPTARRTALAGGRLFR from the coding sequence ATGACGACCCCCGACGACGCGCCCCTGGATCATGGATCGTCACCAGGCCGGAGGCCCTCCGGCGGCTGGGTGGGCGTCGTCGCGAACCCCGGATCGGGCGCGGGGGCCAGCCGCCGCCAGGCGGAACGGCTCGTGGCCGCGCTCCGAGGGCGTGACCTGGACGCCGAGGCCGCCTGGACTCCGGCCGAGCGCGCGGCCCTGGTCGCCAGGGCCGACGCCGACCCGACCTGCCGCTGCCTGGTCGCCGTCGGCGGCGACGGCACGGTCTCGGCCCTGATCAACGAGAAGCCCCGCACCCCGATCACCGTCCTCCGCACCGGGACCGAGAACCTCGCGGCCCAGCACTTCCAGCTCCGTCCCGACGCCGACTGGGTGGCCCGCACGATCGCGACGGGCAAGGTCGTGCCGGTCGACGTCGGCCTCGCCGACGGCCGTCGCTTCCTGCTGATGGCCGGCTTCGGCTTCGACGGCGACGTCGTCACCCGCCACCACCAGACCAGGACGGCCGCCGGCGTGGTCCGGACGACCCATCGCGTCGCCTACGTCGAGCCGATCCTCCGCGCCAGCTTCAGTTACGACTTCCCCCGGATCGCCGTCCACATCGAGGACCCCGGCGCGGAGGAGACCCTGATCGGCACCACGGTCTTCGTCTTCAACATCCCCCGGTACGCCCTGAACCTCCCGTTCGCCCCCTCCGCCTGCCAGGACGACGGCCTGCTCGACCTCGTCGTCTTCCGCGACCCCGGCCCGTTCCAGGCGCTCTATTACCTCTGGCGGGTCGTCCTGGGGACGCACCTGAAGCTCTCCGGCGTCCACCATCGCCGGGTGCGGAAGGTGTCGCTCTCGTCGCCGGGGACCGTCCCCGTCCAGATCGACGGCGACCCCGCCGGCCAGCTCGCACCGGCGTCTCTCGCGACGTCGGAGGCCGACGGCCCCGTCCGCGATCTCTGGACCATCGAGATCCTGCCGAAAGCCCTCCAGGTCCTCGTCGACCCGGCCTGGTCCCCCACGGCCCGTCGGACCGCCCTCGCCGGGGGTCGGCTGTTCCGCTAA
- a CDS encoding DUF1559 domain-containing protein, which produces MSRSKTRGFTLIELLVVIAIIAVLIALLLPAVQAAREAARRIQCTNNLKQLGLGLHNYEGVAGALPPSMCMKGSGTTITWSNGWSVHGRLLPFLEQGSAFNSINFTLRYSVPENTTIGAMVIAAFLCPSEVNTQPRATTLARYGVNNYGWNMGDWYVWGGFAGAANGAPFQVNQSRTLAAFSDGLSNTVVAAEVKTYQPNLGNCGGLANVNNPNAQPSPAADPYTVAPEYNAGCTLATTGHTEWVDGAVHESGFTTAWTPNRRIVRTGGDQSQALDLIGSRESQGGPTFAAVTSRSYHPGGVNVLLADGSVRFIKDSINGDAWRALGSLRGGEVISSDSY; this is translated from the coding sequence ATGTCCCGTTCGAAGACACGCGGCTTCACGCTGATCGAACTCCTGGTGGTGATCGCGATCATCGCGGTCCTGATCGCCCTGCTGCTCCCGGCCGTGCAGGCGGCGCGCGAGGCGGCCAGGCGCATCCAGTGCACGAACAACCTGAAGCAGCTCGGGCTGGGGCTTCATAATTACGAGGGGGTGGCCGGGGCCTTGCCCCCGTCGATGTGCATGAAGGGGAGCGGGACGACGATCACCTGGAGCAACGGCTGGAGCGTCCACGGTCGGCTCCTGCCGTTCCTGGAGCAGGGGTCGGCGTTCAACTCGATCAATTTCACGCTTCGTTACAGCGTCCCGGAGAACACGACGATCGGGGCGATGGTGATCGCGGCGTTCCTCTGCCCGAGCGAGGTGAACACCCAGCCCCGGGCCACGACGCTCGCCCGATACGGCGTGAACAACTACGGCTGGAACATGGGCGACTGGTACGTCTGGGGCGGGTTCGCGGGAGCCGCCAACGGGGCCCCGTTCCAGGTCAACCAGAGCCGCACCCTCGCCGCGTTCTCCGACGGCCTGAGCAACACCGTGGTCGCGGCCGAGGTGAAGACATACCAGCCGAACCTGGGGAACTGCGGCGGCCTGGCCAACGTCAACAATCCGAACGCGCAGCCCTCCCCCGCCGCCGACCCGTACACGGTCGCCCCGGAATACAACGCGGGCTGCACCCTGGCGACGACCGGGCACACGGAATGGGTCGACGGGGCGGTCCACGAGTCGGGCTTCACAACCGCCTGGACGCCCAACCGGCGGATCGTCCGCACGGGAGGCGACCAGAGCCAGGCGCTCGACCTCATCGGCAGTCGCGAGAGCCAGGGGGGCCCCACGTTCGCGGCGGTCACGTCGCGGAGCTACCACCCCGGCGGGGTCAACGTCCTGCTGGCCGACGGCTCGGTCCGGTTCATCAAGGACTCCATCAACGGCGACGCCTGGCGAGCCCTGGGCTCCCTCCGGGGCGGCGAGGTGATCAGCAGCGACTCCTATTGA
- a CDS encoding DUF1559 domain-containing protein — MSRHRGFTLIELLVVIAIIAVLIALLLPAVQAAREAARRSQCVNNLKQIGLGLANYESAIGKYPIGTIFKDTNNCARVYQPYYNVFVMILPFIEQSAPYNALNFLSASGYRSVFNTTGYNTRIATYLCPSDLPNTPLDVSTGNIPNPQLSYAFCAGLADSQNYSLNSPAMCGLVEPDGMFGAGYCFGVNSVTDGLSGTIFIGESSRFRGEPEATPSGTPNYIPAYPFAGILYQPAWMNDTRPVGWATTATKINAPAQQFPLLGSSYYNPASSDDLANWYKIPQVQTYGQFGFHSQHSGGANALFGDGSVRFLKESTNLAVLNGLGTRNRGEVISADGY; from the coding sequence ATGTCCCGCCATCGGGGTTTCACACTGATCGAGCTGCTGGTGGTGATCGCGATCATCGCCGTCCTGATCGCCCTGCTCCTGCCCGCCGTCCAGGCGGCGCGCGAGGCGGCCCGCCGCTCCCAGTGCGTCAACAACCTGAAACAGATCGGGCTGGGACTGGCCAACTACGAAAGCGCGATCGGGAAGTACCCGATCGGGACGATCTTCAAGGACACGAACAACTGCGCCCGCGTCTATCAGCCCTACTATAACGTGTTCGTGATGATCCTCCCGTTCATCGAGCAGTCGGCCCCGTACAACGCCCTGAACTTCCTGAGCGCGTCGGGATATCGCTCGGTGTTCAACACGACGGGATACAACACCCGGATCGCCACCTACCTCTGCCCGTCGGACCTGCCGAACACCCCGCTGGACGTCTCCACCGGCAACATCCCCAATCCTCAGCTCAGTTACGCCTTCTGCGCGGGGCTGGCGGACTCCCAGAACTACTCGCTGAACTCCCCGGCCATGTGCGGCCTGGTCGAGCCCGACGGCATGTTCGGCGCGGGCTACTGCTTCGGCGTCAACAGCGTCACCGACGGCCTCAGCGGGACGATCTTCATCGGTGAGTCCTCCCGATTCCGGGGCGAGCCCGAAGCCACGCCTTCCGGGACCCCGAATTACATCCCGGCCTACCCCTTCGCGGGGATCCTCTACCAGCCCGCCTGGATGAACGACACCCGGCCCGTCGGCTGGGCGACCACCGCCACCAAGATCAACGCCCCCGCGCAGCAGTTCCCGCTCCTCGGCTCCAGCTACTACAACCCGGCCAGCAGCGACGACCTCGCGAACTGGTACAAGATCCCCCAGGTGCAGACCTACGGCCAGTTCGGATTCCACAGCCAGCACTCCGGCGGGGCGAACGCCCTGTTCGGCGACGGCTCGGTGCGGTTCCTGAAGGAATCGACCAACCTCGCCGTCCTGAACGGCCTCGGCACCCGAAATCGCGGCGAGGTGATCTCGGCCGACGGCTACTGA
- a CDS encoding TolC family protein, which translates to MTRRWTLRTMTPFVLGMLGCAQVGPLPAYVEVERNLQSAVKHPPGPIHPDEPMAVALDPVPAPPEFAGEQPVDAFIRRALAENRGVQAARFNVLAMKERIPQVTALEDPMVENTIWPFPMNGPQYSLMGYNPYQMIISQQFPWFGTLRLRGEAAEQEVKVALMELAAAQLEVVAEVKRAYYDLYFAQRSEQILAENRKLAVDFVEIARVRFTTGNTSQQDVLRAENVVTDVESELVTARQGIAEARAALARQLHVSPETAFRTLPTVPTADVPAQVDRLYRLAVVARPELQGRLAAVVRDTREVELARKKYYPNIDVGLNYMTLTRDNAMSPTADGRDMVGLTVGFNLPVYRGKLAAGVREAEARAVANSRRYDNLRDETYEAVKSLLAEATSRRDVIDLFRSGYLPRSRQALEIAASDYRAGNLDFLTLVTAWRELLQVELQIARFESELGRALAQLERVVGCQLNEHPPSPASAATVPDLAPPPPAADEPGPFEPAADEPAPDGNEAPGESAAIRPPARDPAALVLTGPNSKPGAATVPAVGENCRLLT; encoded by the coding sequence ATGACACGACGCTGGACCTTAAGGACGATGACTCCCTTCGTGCTCGGCATGCTCGGCTGCGCCCAGGTCGGGCCGCTCCCGGCGTACGTCGAGGTCGAACGGAACCTCCAGAGCGCCGTCAAGCATCCTCCCGGCCCAATTCACCCCGACGAGCCGATGGCCGTGGCGCTCGACCCGGTCCCCGCCCCGCCGGAATTCGCCGGCGAGCAGCCGGTCGACGCCTTCATCCGCCGGGCCCTGGCCGAGAACCGCGGCGTGCAGGCCGCCCGCTTCAACGTGCTCGCGATGAAGGAGCGCATCCCGCAGGTGACCGCGCTGGAAGACCCGATGGTCGAGAACACCATCTGGCCCTTCCCGATGAACGGCCCCCAGTACTCGCTGATGGGCTACAACCCCTATCAGATGATAATCAGCCAGCAGTTCCCCTGGTTCGGGACGCTCCGGCTCCGCGGGGAGGCGGCCGAGCAGGAGGTCAAGGTCGCCCTGATGGAACTCGCCGCGGCCCAGCTCGAGGTGGTCGCCGAGGTGAAGCGGGCCTACTACGACCTCTACTTCGCCCAGCGATCCGAGCAGATCCTGGCCGAGAACCGCAAGCTCGCGGTCGACTTCGTCGAGATCGCCCGCGTCCGCTTCACGACCGGGAACACCAGCCAGCAGGACGTGCTCCGGGCCGAGAACGTCGTGACCGACGTCGAGAGCGAGCTGGTGACGGCGCGCCAGGGGATCGCCGAGGCCCGCGCCGCCCTGGCTCGTCAGCTCCACGTGAGCCCCGAGACGGCTTTCCGCACCCTGCCCACGGTCCCCACCGCCGACGTCCCCGCCCAGGTCGATCGGCTCTACCGCCTCGCGGTCGTCGCCCGTCCCGAACTCCAGGGGCGACTCGCCGCCGTCGTCCGCGACACCCGCGAGGTCGAGCTCGCCCGCAAGAAGTATTACCCGAACATCGACGTCGGCCTGAATTACATGACGTTGACCCGCGACAACGCCATGTCCCCGACGGCCGACGGCCGGGACATGGTCGGCCTCACGGTCGGCTTCAACCTGCCGGTCTACCGCGGCAAGCTCGCGGCCGGGGTGCGCGAGGCGGAGGCGCGGGCCGTCGCGAACTCGCGCCGCTACGACAACCTGCGAGACGAGACGTACGAGGCGGTGAAGTCGCTGCTCGCCGAGGCGACGTCCCGCCGCGACGTCATCGACCTGTTCCGCTCGGGCTACCTGCCCCGGAGCCGCCAGGCCCTGGAGATCGCGGCGAGCGACTACCGCGCCGGGAACCTGGACTTCCTCACCCTCGTCACCGCCTGGCGAGAGCTGCTCCAGGTCGAACTCCAGATCGCCCGCTTCGAATCCGAGCTTGGCCGGGCCCTGGCCCAACTCGAGCGAGTCGTGGGGTGTCAACTCAACGAACATCCCCCCTCGCCCGCTTCGGCCGCGACCGTGCCCGACCTGGCCCCGCCGCCCCCCGCCGCGGACGAGCCGGGCCCGTTCGAGCCGGCCGCGGACGAGCCGGCACCCGATGGGAACGAAGCGCCTGGCGAAAGTGCAGCCATCCGCCCACCCGCTCGCGACCCGGCTGCTCTCGTGCTCACCGGCCCCAACTCCAAACCGGGAGCGGCGACCGTCCCGGCCGTTGGAGAAAATTGCAGACTCCTCACTTAG